In a single window of the Papaver somniferum cultivar HN1 chromosome 8, ASM357369v1, whole genome shotgun sequence genome:
- the LOC113303380 gene encoding putative pentatricopeptide repeat-containing protein At3g47840, producing MTSAMKISIPISFRNTNYLSVLRTLKTVRELPTNFASKLAVEEQKYPDLLKRCGVALDFNNGKAFHAKLMKESLLSSLFLQNHLLNMYVKWGDTDQACKLFDEMTQRNVVSWSSIITCLVQQGFYEKGSSYFCLMHRSGCKPNEFTFVSSLNACSFIDDSTQMYQLYCLSIQLGFESNVFLTNAFLSALFRHKKLNEAMELFEKCSERDIVSWNSMIGGLLQISHSEIPSFWYRMNHEGVEPDNFTYSSILTGLAALSNLQMGLQVHGQLVKYGHLDEICVGNSLVDMYLKCQKFVEALMVFNDMPHKDVLTWTEMASGCLQCGEPSEALKIIARMRKFGVKPNRFTLAAAFNACATLASVEEGKKVHGLRIKLGDEADVAADNALLDMYAKCGSMEDAWGVFWSMDDKSVVSWTTMIMGLAQNGFARAALELFERMILEEAAPNYITLVCVLYACGQGGFIDEGWQYLSSMTHKYGIVPGEDHYACMVLLLGRLGRIKEAEDFIRRMPIQPGLLVWQTLLGACSVHGDIETAKIAAKEALSLDKGDPSTYVLLSNTYADSSNWDDATKLRKLMKNTDVKKKPGYSWIELAGSG from the coding sequence ATGACCTCTGCAATGAAAATCTCCATTCCAATCTCTTTCAGAAATACAAATTACCTTTCAGTTTTAAGAACATTGAAAACAGTTAGAGAATTACCAACAAATTTTGCTAGTAAATTGGctgtggaagaacaaaaatatccaGATTTACTCAAAAGATGTGGTGTAGCTTTGGATTTCAACAATGGAAAAGCATTTCATGCAAAACTCATGAAAGAATCATTACTTTCATCACTTTTTCTTCAGAACCATCTTTTAAATATGTATGTGAAATGGGGTGATACGGATCAAGCTTGTAAGTTGTTTGATGAAATGACTCAGAGAAATGTTGTTTCTTGGTCATCCATTATTACTTGTTTAGTTCAGCAGGGGTTTTATGAGAAAGGCTCAAGTTATTTTTGTTTGATGCATCGATCTGGGTGTAAGCCTAATGAGTTCACCTTTGTAAGTTCACTAAATGCTTGTTCGTTTATAGATGATTCAACACAAATGTACCAACTATATTGTTTGAGTATTCAATTAGGATTCGAATCCAATGTGTTCTTGACAAATGCATTTCTTTCAGCTTTGTTTCGGCATAAGAAATTAAATGAAGCGATGGAGTTGTTTGAGAAATGCTCTGAAAGAGATATCGTTTCCTGGAATTCGATGATTGGTGGGCTCTTACAGATTTCACATTCAGAAATCCCTAGTTTCTGGTATAGAATGAATCACGAAGGGGTGGAACCTGATAACTTCACGTATTCGAGTATTCTTACGGGTTTGGCTGCTTTATCGAATTTGCAAATGGGTTTGCAGGTTCATGGACAGCTTGTTAAGTATGGGCATTTGGATGAAATTTGTGTTGGGAATTctttagttgatatgtatttgaaGTGTCAGAAATTTGTTGAGGCTTTGATGGTGTTTAACGACATGCCTCATAAAGATGTACTCACATGGACAGAAATGGCTTCCGGATGCTTACAGTGTGGCGAACCAAGTGAAGCTCTCAAGATTATTGCACGAATGAGAAAATTTGGCGTGAAACCTAATAGGTTTACATTAGCAGCTGCATTTAACGCATGTGCAACTTTAGCTTCAGTGGAAGAAGGTAAAAAAGTTCATGGGTTAAGGATTAAACTGGGGGATGAAGCTGATGTTGCCGCCGATAATGCGTTACTTGATATGTATGCAAAGTGTGGATCAATGGAGGATGCATGGGGGGTATTCTGGTCAATGGATGACAAATCAGTGGTTTCTTGGACTACTATGATAATGGGTTTGGCACAAAATGGTTTCGCTAGAGCAGCACTGGAGCTCTTCGAAAGAATGATCTTAGAAGAAGCTGCTCCAAATTATATAACCCTTGTTTGTGTTTTGTATGCATGTGGGCAAGGAGGGTTTATTGATGAAGGATGGCAGTATTTATCATCCATGACTCACAAATATGGGATTGTTCCTGGGGAAGATCACTATGCGTGTATGGTGCTTCTTCTTGGACGGTTGGGTCGGATTAAAGAAGCGGAAGATTTTATTCGAAGAATGCCAATTCAACCGGGTTTACTAGTTTGGCAAACTTTGCTTGGTGCTTGTTCTGTTCATGGAGATATTGAAACTGCAAAGATAGCAGCGAAGGAAGCTCTTTCCCTAGACAAAGGAGATCCTTCAACTTATGTGTTGTTATCGAACACTTATGCTGACTCAAGCAATTGGGATGATGCTACAAAGTTGAGGAAATTAATGAAGAATACAGATGTAAAGAAGAAACCTGGATACAGTTGGATTGAACTAGCTGGGAGTGGTTAA